The nucleotide window CACGTCGCGCGGAGCGGGAGTTCGGAGGAGACAACAAGGGCGTGGGCACTCGCTTGAGCGCCCATTACTCAACGCTTCTGGGAGAAGCAATTGGGTATCTATCGCGATATGTTTGCCAGGCACCATGATCAGCTCGCGCTGATGGCTCGCCTGCTCGACGCCGGCGCCATCTGGGTGGCGGCAATCCTGGCCAGTGAAGTGCGGTTCGATACCGCGCAGGCGCCAATCCACCAGTTCATCCAGTACTTTGCCTGTGCCATTGCCTTCATCGTGCTGCCAGGCTTCGACGTGTACACGTCGTGGCGCGGGCGCAGCCTGTTCTCGCTCGCCGCGCGGCTGTTGTCGGCATGGAGCCTGGTCTGGCTGGTCAGCCTGCTGCTGACCTACCTGCTGCACCAGACCGACTCGCTGTCGCGCTTGTGGATGGTCTACTGGTACGTGTTCTCGCTGGTGGCGCTGGTGGCGCTGCGCGTGGCCAGCCGTGCCGCGCTCAACCTGCTGCGTGTCGCCGGCGCCAACAACAAGCGCGTGATCATCGTCGGCTTCGGCCGCACCGGCCAGGAGATGTACCGCCGCGCCACCGCCAGCCACACCACCGGCTACAAGATCAGCGGCATCTATGCCGCCGAAGGCGAACCCACGCCCGAAGGACGCCGCCGCATCGACGACAGCGCCGACATCGCCGCGTTCGCGCGCGAGCACGGCATTGCCGAGATCTGGCTGACGCTGCCGATGAGCGAGCACCGGCTGATGCAGGAAATCGCCTTCTCGCTGCGCAACGACTTCATCGACATCAAGTGGATGCCGAGCGTGCTCGACTTCGACCTGCTCAACCACAACGTCGGCAATTTCCTCGGCATGCCCGCGGTGGAGATGAACAAGCCGCCTTCGCTGGGCGTGCGCGGCACCATCAAGGCCATCTTCGACCGCGCCTTCGCCGCGCTGGTGCTGGTTTCGCTGTCGCCGCTGTTCCTGCTGATCGCGGTGCTGATCAAGCGCGACTCGCCCGGACCGGTGTTCTTCAAGCAGGAGCGGCTGGGCATGGACGGGCGCGTCATCCACGTCTACAAGTTCCGCAGCATGAAGGTGCATAGCGAGCACGGCGCCGTCACCCAGGCCAGGAAGGGCGACAGCCGCGTCACGCCGATCGGCGCCTTCCTGCGGCGCACCAGCCTGGACGAGCTGCCGCAGTTCATCAACGTGCTGAAGGGCGAGATGAGCGTGGTGGGTCCGCGCCCGCACGCCATGGCGCACAACAACATGTACAAGGAGCAGCTCGACTTCTACATGCTGCGCCACCGCGTCAAGCCGGGCATCACCGGGTGGGCGCAGATCAACGGCTATCGCGGCGAGACCGACACGCTGGACAAGATGGCCAAGCGGGTCGAGCACGACATCTTCTACATCCGCAACTGGTCGTTCTGGCTCGACCTTCGCATCATTTTCTGGACCGCGTTCCGCGGCTGGATGGGCAGCAACGCCTACTGAGCCACGCCCGCCCACTCCGCATCCGCAACCGCTACCCCATCGAATCCGCAAGCCAATGATCAAAGTCCTGCACGTGACCGAGTGCCTGGGCGGTGTCGAGACCTACCTGCACCTGCTCGCCTCCCATATCAACGACGAGCACATCAGCTTCCACTTCGCGCTGCCGAAGCAGTGCTCGGTCTCGGCGGTTGCCGATGCGCGCAACTTCGGCGTCAGCTACCTGCCGATCCCGCGCAAGCTCGATCCGCTCAACGACCTGAAGGCGGCGCTCAGCCTGCGCGCGCTGGTCAGGCGCGTGGCGCCGCAGATCGTCCACCTGCACAGCTCCAAGGCGGGGCTGGTGGGCCGGCTGGCCTGCATCGGGCTGGACGTGCGCGTGGTCTACACCCCGCACGCCTACTATTACCTGGGCCTGCGCGGCATCAAGCGGCGCGTGTTCCTGATGGCGGAGCGCTTCCTGCACCGCCTGACCGATGCGGTGCTGGCCACCTCGCCGTCGGAGCGCGACCGCGCCATCCATGACGTCGGCCTGCCGCGCGAACGCGCGCATGCCATCCTGAACGCGGTCGAGCCCCGCTCCGTGCCGGGCGAACGGCAGCTGGGCGCCGGCGTCAAGCGCGTGATCATGGTGGCGCGGATCAGCCCGCAGAAGAACATCCCGATGTTCCTGGACGTGGCCAGGCTGTTCCAGGGCCGCCAGGACATAGAGTTCATGCTGGTGGGCTACGGCCACTACGACAACGACCGCGCCACGCTCGATGCCATGCTGCAGGAACGCGGGCTGGTCGAGGGCCGGGACATCACCGCGATCGCGTGGATGAGCCGCTCCGAGCTGCAGGAACTGCTGGCGCATGCCGCGGTGGTGGTGCTGACCTCGCACTACGAGAGCTTCGGCTACGTGCTGGCCGAAGCCAATGCGCTGGCGATCCCGGTGGTCGGCACCGACGTCGACGGCATCAAGGACATCATCGTCGATGGCAGCAACGGCTTTATCGTGCCGGTCGACGACGCCCCTTCCATGGCCAGTTCGATCGAAGCCATCGTCGGCGATGCCACGCTGTGGCAAACCATGTCCGAGCACGCCGTGAGCCGCGCCAAGTCCGAGTTCAATATCGTGACGCAGGCGAGGAAGTTCGAGTCGTTCTACTCGAGCGCCGCGCTGGCCTAGCACGGCATCGGCCGCGCTGGTCAGGGCGGCGCCTTGCCGCCGGACCAGCTGGCCAGCAGCATCGCCTCATCGGCGAGTCTTGCGCTGTCCTCCGCGCTGTCCCGCAGCAGCGCCGCGCACGGCAGCGCCTTCTCCGCGGTGCCCAGCACCCTCACCGTGCAGCCATCCGCCGCTTGCGCCAGCGCTTCACGCAACAGCGTGCGCCCTTGCGGCCCCCAATAGATGCGATGGGCCACGCCGCCCTTGCGCAGCGACAGCACGAAGCTGTCCTGGCGCTGGCGCCAGTGCGCGTCCTGCGCCCCGGCCAGCACGCCCAGCAGGTCGCGCAGCATGGCGATGACCGGCTTCTCCGAGCCATCGTTCCTCAGCAAGCCGAAGTTGGCCTCGCGGTCCCACCGCGCCTGGCCGCGGTCGCGCCATGCATAGATGCCCAGCATCGGCACTTGCGCCATCACGCCCGCGAGCACCTGCCTGGCGATGAGCGTCGCCTGCGTGGCTTCGCTGCGCACCGGCAGGTACGAGGCATAGCCCCATTCGCTGACAATCAGTTGCGCGCCCGGGCGCGGCGAGTTGCGGATGCGCTCGCTCAGTTGCCGGTAGTCGCGCAGCAGCGTCTCGGGTATGGCGCGGTACGGATGGATGCTGAGTCCCTTGATGCAGCCCAGGCGCGGATCGGTCAGCAGGCGCGACAAGGACTGTTCGCCCGCGGGATTCTCCGGTTTCGGCAGCCGCGCCAGGCCGAACAGGTACACCGATGGTTGCGGCGCCGTGCCGGCTTGCGCCAGCGCGTCGCAAAT belongs to Cupriavidus taiwanensis and includes:
- a CDS encoding undecaprenyl-phosphate glucose phosphotransferase; the encoded protein is MFARHHDQLALMARLLDAGAIWVAAILASEVRFDTAQAPIHQFIQYFACAIAFIVLPGFDVYTSWRGRSLFSLAARLLSAWSLVWLVSLLLTYLLHQTDSLSRLWMVYWYVFSLVALVALRVASRAALNLLRVAGANNKRVIIVGFGRTGQEMYRRATASHTTGYKISGIYAAEGEPTPEGRRRIDDSADIAAFAREHGIAEIWLTLPMSEHRLMQEIAFSLRNDFIDIKWMPSVLDFDLLNHNVGNFLGMPAVEMNKPPSLGVRGTIKAIFDRAFAALVLVSLSPLFLLIAVLIKRDSPGPVFFKQERLGMDGRVIHVYKFRSMKVHSEHGAVTQARKGDSRVTPIGAFLRRTSLDELPQFINVLKGEMSVVGPRPHAMAHNNMYKEQLDFYMLRHRVKPGITGWAQINGYRGETDTLDKMAKRVEHDIFYIRNWSFWLDLRIIFWTAFRGWMGSNAY
- a CDS encoding glycosyltransferase; translated protein: MIKVLHVTECLGGVETYLHLLASHINDEHISFHFALPKQCSVSAVADARNFGVSYLPIPRKLDPLNDLKAALSLRALVRRVAPQIVHLHSSKAGLVGRLACIGLDVRVVYTPHAYYYLGLRGIKRRVFLMAERFLHRLTDAVLATSPSERDRAIHDVGLPRERAHAILNAVEPRSVPGERQLGAGVKRVIMVARISPQKNIPMFLDVARLFQGRQDIEFMLVGYGHYDNDRATLDAMLQERGLVEGRDITAIAWMSRSELQELLAHAAVVVLTSHYESFGYVLAEANALAIPVVGTDVDGIKDIIVDGSNGFIVPVDDAPSMASSIEAIVGDATLWQTMSEHAVSRAKSEFNIVTQARKFESFYSSAALA